DNA from Phoenix dactylifera cultivar Barhee BC4 unplaced genomic scaffold, palm_55x_up_171113_PBpolish2nd_filt_p 002515F, whole genome shotgun sequence:
ATGTAAACAATGACGTAGTGGTTTCAATGGGATACCACGTGGTGGTGCAGTGTGAGCTCACGTGAGCAGGAGCACGAGTCGTGGACGTATCCCCCGGATCCTGGGTTCTAAATTGTGGGGTGTCTTATTAACCGTACCTCCTTCCATTCATTTGAACCCCGGCGTGGGAGGACGGCGGACAAAATCCAAGCCGCGGTGGGGAGAGCCTTTTTAACTCTATTTACAAAATGAAATTTAAGATTTTAAAACTTAGAATCTTAAAAAGATCcgcaattatcttttttttgccGTTTACGATATAAAGGTCTTTATTTCAAACTATGCAGACAGGAGCCCCATGATTTCAGCAAATAGAAAACTGCCACGTTGTCCAAAGTTCATGTCGTTCTCCGCACAACGGACAGACCTATCCTCCAAACAAACCCATAAAAATTTCTCTGCGAAAACCTGATTGGCCGACACCGCCTCATCCGCCTCGTGCAAAATGCATCATACGTGTCTATGGCCCATATATTCAATCCCCTCCATATTTTCTCCTACGCGTCGGAAGCAGGCACTATATGCCGACAACATCATCGTTGTGGAAACCCAGCGAAGGTAATTGGGCAGATTCTTCAGAAGGAGCCAAAAAAGGCTGATCATCCACTTCTAGAGAACATCATAAGGCTACTAAAAAAGTGTGGTATCTTTCAGGCCTGTGCATGTCTACTACAAGGCAAATAGAGTTGCACATTGATTTGCCTTTTTTTGCTGTCCATCattctaaaattttttttagatcCATCTTGTATTTGTTCCTCCATCACTGAGTTGTATCTTTTCTCTTGATTCTGAGCATGCGATGTACtatggggagaaggagaaggaggaaaaaaaaataaaagagaagaaaggagaagaaaagaagcggTGCGGCCCCTGTCAGTATCCGACCGTGAAGTGTGAAGTAAAAAGAATCGGGAAAAGAAAAGCCTCctactttttcttctctctctctctctcgcatgGGCTTTATTCGAGTCGAGTGCTTCATTACCATCTTGACAATGAATTACCATCACAGAATTATACTGGAGTCGAAAGAGTCTGTTTTAGATTTCAAATAAGAAGGCGGCCATCCTGACAATGAACATTACCATCACAGATCGAATTACTTGAATATACCACCATTTTACTTGGAAAATGTTAGGCTACCATTTATTTCATTTCCCACGTCACTAATTTAAAGCTATCAGTTTTGGTCAAACGGTTACTtgtttcagagagagagagagagagagattccaaCACGGGCCAGCTGAGCTTGAGAACAAGAGAGAAGTGGAGACCACGAGTTCCATATTGGTGGCATGGGAAACCTTTTGCCCAGTGTTGAGCTCTCTCATGCAAATCCCTCGGGTCATTTGGACTCTTCCGAGCTCAGTAGCGGTGGGTCTTTAAAAGAAGACCCCCAGTAAACCTTAAGCAAACTCACAACTCTCTCCTTCGGATCCATTTCAGCACTCCAAAAGGTGGGGTTAAATCCTCCTCACAAAAACCTCAAGTGCTGAACAGCACactccctcctttttcttctccaccTCCTCCCGTCACCATATATAATCCCCTCTTTGGTGAACCACCATCAGCCAACCCAACACAGTAGAAACAATTAAGGACTCCCTTTCCTTTCTTAGCTACTAGAACATTACCTACATGAAGAAAtcacctccctctcctcctctcccagCATCTCGTTCCTCTTCGCCTTCCAACCATGCACCCCTTTCTTCTCCTAACGTGAACCCTGTGAACAAGCCCAGGTCGAAGTCGAAGTCCAAGCCAAAACAtaggaaaggtaagaaaccagaTAAAGCACATCCGGACAGTATCAAGAGAAGAAGCTCTATCTACAGAGGAGTCACAAGGTAAACCAACTttgttgaagaaaaaaaaaagatttttctttccttatttcTTTCTAAGGTGGCTCTAAATAAacctttaatttttttctgaatttcAAATGATTTTTATTCTGTTATATAAGTATCATGTTGATGCTAACTTGGAGTGCATGTCATCAGGCACCGATGGACTGGGAGATTTGAAGCTCACCTGTGGGACAAGAATTGGCAGCACCCTGTCCAAAACAAGAGAGGCAGACAAGGTGGAGAGGACCAACACTGATATCTTGAGATAAAACAATTAATAAGTTGACGATTGCACATTATTTATTTGATGTCTTTTGACTCAATTTTTTAGAGCTGACATTCTGAACTtgtttccttctctctttttctctctttttccttggGATCTGCATGGTGATCTGGATGGGTATCATCTCTTGATGCCTCACGTCTACGCTTTATAGTTTACTTGGGTAAGCCACAATCCTGTCTGATAAAAAAAAGCTGCCACTTCTGTGGCGTTCTCGTGATCCCCACTATTAAGAATATTCACGTACAAAGCCATTCTTATTTTTTCATTAGACTTCTTGTGATTTTTCTTATAGTTTATCGTTGTTATGTTCATCAccacaaacaactttttattgtATTTTTCATTCACATAAATGGTTTGATTTGGTGTAGGAGCCTATGATGCTGAGGCTGACGCTGCTCGAGCTCATGACCGAGCTGCCCTTAAGTTCTGCGGGCCGGAAGCAATCTTAAATTTTCCTGTAATATTTCTTTAAATGATAATCTCTTATATTACATTATTTTATAtgaatctttatttgaaatatcTTTTTTTAGATCATcgatagaaaaaaatatatatattaaatgcaGGTGGAAACGTATAGAGAAGAATCTGAGGAGATGCAAGCCATGTCCAAGGAAGAGTTGGTGGCTTCTCTTCGGCGCAGGAGCGACGGCTTCGCCAGGGGTGTCTCTAAATACCGTGGGGTGGCCAGGTTAATTAACGATAATCTTTAGTTATATAAAACTCTAttgttttatattatattaaacaaCAAATGCTTTTAAAAATAGACTTTTTTGGGTGGTGGCATCTGATCCACATTGCCGGATCTTGGCAGGCATCATCACAACGGCCGGTGGGAGGCCAGGCTCGGCCTGGTACTTGGCTACAAATACCTGTACTTGGAACCTACGGTATATTTTCTCGCCCTCACGCTCtctaattttattaattattgggctaatcatcatcatcatcatcatcatcatcaagatcaccTTCACCATCCTGTAACAAACTTTTATGCAATGTCTCACCTCCATTCTTTTTCACAATcatattatttttcaatttgaaGCTTATAGACTTTAAATTTTGTCATGACAACTATAGAAGAGCTCATAAATCCCTATGTTGGTGGCACTCCTCATGCTCTTTTAGAAGGAAAGGAGTGAGAATCGGCTCGTCTTGCTGTCTTGCTTGCCTGCTTAATTTTTAGATTATGTCTCGGCCACTGCTGAGTTCCTCTATTTGATAGTTTTTGTTATAGAGCTCTCAAACTGAGAGTAGGCATTGGCAACTCTTTTAATGTAACTattctttaaaataaaaaataacatgttttagtTAGATCTTATTAATCTTCTGTTAATTCATATGAGCTACAATGTATTACT
Protein-coding regions in this window:
- the LOC103719751 gene encoding AP2-like ethylene-responsive transcription factor At1g79700, yielding MKKSPPSPPLPASRSSSPSNHAPLSSPNVNPVNKPRSKSKSKPKHRKGKKPDKAHPDSIKRRSSIYRGVTRHRWTGRFEAHLWDKNWQHPVQNKRGRQVYLGAYDAEADAARAHDRAALKFCGPEAILNFPVETYREESEEMQAMSKEELVASLRRRSDGFARGVSKYRGVARHHHNGRWEARLGLVLGYKYLYLEPTLQCITASNNGNTFAGDTRDTQTQEEAAQAYDLAALQFKGPDAVTNFDSCLYVNYPSTMRKATPRPQISPPQEPRVGPMEPRESIDQTVPSEDIWDAITWSTIGMDISNHVGFEGDIEQLFEGFETFSSDAGEGSLEGEIGQVMEGGLKPVISPNGSMLQYPIIHIGYGS